The region CTCATGGACGATCCGCAGAGGATCATCATCATGTCTGTGTTCTTAAAATCTGCATCGATGTATTTTTGTAAAAGTGACGAGAACGCTTTTTCCGCTTTCGCCAGATAGGGGTACTCATCGATCACCAGAACAACCCTCTCACGCTGTGCTGTTTCAGAGATCATATCTAACAATTGCATAAAATCCCTCGGTACCATCTTTGCGGTTATTCCTTTATTGGATTCTGATCGAAATTTGTATACAGATTCGGTGAACGCATTCAGATTATATGATGCGGAGTTTTCCACTCCGGTGAAGAAGATTGTTCTCTTATCTCTGCAGAAATGGTTTATGAGTTCTGTTTTACCGACACGCCTGCGGCCGTATATCACGGCAACTTCGAGTTTGCTGCTTTCATACATCTCATTCAATGCCTGAATCTCCTGTTCTCTTCCGATGAACATCTTGAGCACTCCAATTCATATTATGATATGTCATATCATGATATGATTATTAAACCTTACCTACAAAGGAGATCAGAATGATAGTCTTTCCTAGAGTCCCCACCCGGGAAGGGGGTCAGAACCTCCGTATTAATGACAAGCACTGCTAAGGTGGCTACTACGACCTTCTTGTTCACTATGATTCTCCGATCTTTGTAAGAAGTTTATGGAAGATGTTTGTTAATATTGCTCTTTGATCTCAGGATTTCGGATGCGCAATGAAGAACTTCATCATCTCCTCGCCCCAGTTGAATGAGTTGGGGGGTTCGCAAGCGAAGGTCTGGAACGGATTCTCCGGGTCGTAGTAAACTGTGCTTCCCGGGAAACAATGACCAGTGACAGGCCTATCTCCAAAGGGAGCGCTGGAATAATAGTTATGCGATATGAACTCGAACACGGTCCCGTTCGCGTTTGTATACCGGGTGTGCGTGTATGTGCTGTCTTGCGCGATGACCACTCCTGCTCCCATGTTCCATGCGGATATCACAGCATCCCTCTGGGCTATTCCCCATTCGTAAAGTGCTACAGTATCCTGTATTCCAAATATATATATGATCGGGATCTCATATTCGGGCATGTCTCCTTCGGTGAAAGTGCATCCTGGGTATCCGGTGCCGCCAATACCGGCGGAAGCCGGGGCCGCTGATGCAAAGAGGTCAGAGTGGTCGCGTATGGTGCGCCACGTGTATCTTCCCCCGTTGGAGAAGCCGGTCACATGTATGCGGTCCGGATCTATGTCAAGCTCGTCGATAACGATACTGATCATCTCAAACAACGGATCGTCGAACTCAGGGGGGACCCTATTGGTCGGAGTAGTAGGCTGAAGTATGGCATATCCGTACTGCTGTCCAAGTTCGCGCAGGTTGGTCCCGTCATTCTCTTGTTTAGCATCCATGGTTGCGCCATGCATATCAACGACCAATCCAACCGGACCATCCAGAATTTGTTCAGGGATCTCTAAGTCGTAAGTGAACCCATTATACGTGTAAACATAGTGCCCCGGGGAAGTGTCGCTAAGGACGGTATCATTTCCATCTTTATCATCCCATATGATAAAATAGGCCGCGACTAAAACTATGGCGGCCACTACCACCACTGCACCAATAATCATAAAACTTGTTTTCAATAAAACTCCTCCTTTTAAAGTTTGTATTTAAATATTTGCCTATATAGTATATAATGATTGTGAAAGGATGAATTATGAAACATAGGCGCGCCAGCGAAACATAATATAAAAATTTGACAGTGAGTCCGATTGCGAACATCACTATCGTTGTTAATGTTGTTTGTTCATCTAGCTTTGCTTTGCCTCAGGATTTTGGATGCGCAATGAAGAACTTCATCAGCTCCTCACCCCAGATGAACGAATTGGCACCCTCACAAGCGAAGGTCTGCTTCGGGTCCGCCGGGTCGTAGTAGACCGTGCTTCCGGGGAAGCAGTGTCCTCCGACAAGTCCTCCGGTCAGCTCAAAGGGAGCGTTGGACGCGTAGTCGTGAGATATGAACTCGAATACAGTTCCGTTCGCATTTGTATATCGGGTGTGCGTATATGTGCTGTCTGTTGCGATGTTCACTCCTGCTCCCATGTTCCATGCGGCAATTACGGCATCCCTCTGGACTATTCCCGTCGGGTAGCCTGAATCCTGCGTTCCGTACATGTACAGGATCGGGATCTCATACTCGGGCATCTCATCCCCCGAGAATGTGCATCCGTCCGGGAGGGTGCCGATGCCGCTGGCCGCCGGTGCCGCCGACGCATAGAAGTCGGAATGGTCGAGTACGGTGCGCCACGTGTACCTTCCTCCGTTGGAGAAGCCGGTCACGTGTATGCGGTCCGTATCAACGCCGAGCTCGTCGACGACGATGTTGACCATCTCGAACAAGCGCGCATCATAGTCAGTAAGGATCGACCTTGTAGGTGTCGAGGGTTGAAGTATGACATATCCGTATTTCGGTCCGATCTCGCGCAGGTTGGTCCCGTCGTTCTCCTGATCGGCGTCCATCGTCATGCCATGCACGTCCAGGACCAACCCTTTTATCTCATTGGGGATCTCCAGATCATATGCGATCCCATCATATGTGTAGGTATAGTGTCCGGGCGAAGTGCTGCTAAGGACGTTATTATTCTCATCTTTATCATTCCACAGGGTGAAGTAGGCCGCGACTAAAACTACGGCGGCTACCACTACCACTGCGATAATTATCATAACACTTTTTTTCATTAAGAATCCTCCTCCTTTGTTTAAAAAGTTTGTCTTTTTAACAACCACCTGTATAATATATATAGGTTATGCTGGATGTAACCGGGCACCTCTTAGCATCTTCTTTCCAACGGATATCGCAGTTTTATGACGTAACCGGCATCTTTGGGATACAGATACCTTGGTCATCCGCCGCACATCGAACATAACTCCCCGAATTTGTAAGATTCAGGAAACAGGCCGTCAGGACATATTGTGTCGGCGCCCCTGCTCGACGTTATGGTTTTATAAGACGAGGCCCCAGCCCAGAAGATCAAAGGTGAAATAGGCGCAAACAGAAAATTTGATAATGGATAGAGAGCATAGGGCGAAACGGAGCCTAAGCTATACCATAAAGGGAAAGGAGACCAGGAAAATGAAAGAAGAAAAACAGAGAAAAATTATAATAATCGGTGCAGCTGGGCGCGATTTTCATAATTTCAACACGTTCTACCGCGACAACCCCCTGTACAAGGTCGTGGCGTTCACCGCCGCACAGATACCGGATATCGCGGACAGAAAATATCCGGCCGCTTTGGCGGGTTCGTTGTATCCGGACGGGATACCCATACACGCCCAGGATGAGCTGGAAGCTCTGATCAAAAAGTTAGATGTTGATGAATGTGTGTTCTCGTACAGCGACGTCCCGTATCCGTTCGTGATGAGAATGGGTGCAAAAATTAACGCGGCCGGGGCAGACTTCTCAATGATGGGTCACAAGAACACCGCGCTCAAGAGTACGAAGCCGGTCATCGCAGTAGGCGCAATACGAACTGGCTGCGGAAAAAGCCAGACGAGCCGCAGGATCGCAGAGATCCTGATGAAGAAAGGCCTCAAAGTGATCGCTATACGCCACCCGATGCCTTACGGAGACCTCGTTGCTCAAAAGGTTCAGCGGTTCGCCACTATCGAAGACCTTACCAAGCATAAATGCACCATTGAGGAAATGGAAGAGTATGAGCCCCACATAGTAAGGGGGAACGTCATCTACGCCGGGGTCGACTACGAGGCCATCCTCAGAGCAGCCGAGAACGACCCTGACGGTTGCGACGTGATACTGTGGGACGGAGGGAACAACGATTTCTCGTTCTACCAGCCGGATCTGATGGTGACGATCGTTGACCCGCACCGCCCCGGACATGAACTCTCATATTACCCCGGCGAGGTAACGCTGCGCATGGCCGACGTAGTTGTGATAAACAAGATCGACAGCTCTGATTTTGAGAACATCCAGACCGTGCGGAAGAACATCGAAAGCGTGAACCCTAAGGCCATCGTAGTGGACGCCGCCTCCACGCTGAACGTCACGGACCCTAAACTGATCAAAGGCAAGCGGGTTCTGGTGATCGAAGACGGTCCGACTCTCACGCACGGTGAAATGAAGATCGGCGCGGGGGTGGTCGCGGCCCACAAGTTCGGAGCCGCAGAGATCATCGACCCCCGTCAGTATGCGGTCGGGAAACTTGCGGAAACCTACAGGATATATCCGGGCATCGGCAAGCTCCTCCCCGCGATGGGCTATGGCGAACAGCAGATGAAGGACCTGTCGGCCACCATTGACAAGACCGATTGTGATTCCGTTGTCATTGCTACTCCGATAGATCTGCAGCGTGTGATCAAGATCAGTAAACCCTGCACCCGTGTGGGGTACGATCTGCAGGAGATCGGCAAACCGGACCTGGAGAGCATACTGGATGATTTCGTGAAGAAGATCAAAAAGTAAATCATAAATGCAAAGGGGAAGCTGGTGAGCCGATGGCTCACCGCACCCTATCTTTATTCTTCCAATATCTCTGCAAGGGCCTTTATCGCATCGTCATTGCCTTGCTCGGCGGAAAGCCTGTACCATCTAACCGCCTCCTCATTGCTCTGCGGCACGCTCTTTCCGTGTCTGTACATCCAGCCCAGGTCCCTCTGCGCGTCCGCGTTCCCCTGATCAGCGGAAAGCCTGTACCATCTCACCGCCTCCTCATTGCTCTGCGGCACGCCTTTCCCCCTTCTGTACATCCCGCCCAGATTGTATTGAGCGTCGGTGTTCCCCTGCTCGGCGGAAAGCCTGTACCATCTAACCGCCTCCTCGTCGTTCTGAGGAACGCCCATCCCGTTCTGATACATCACGCCCAGATTGTTCTGCGCGTATGCGTTCCCCTGCTCGGCGGAAAGCCTGTACCATCTCACCGCCTCCTCGTTGCTCTGCGGGATGCCTCTTCCCTTTCTGTGCATCCTGCCCAGATTGTATTGTGCTTTTGCACATCCTTGTTCCGCAGCAAGCCGGAACCATCTCACCGCCTCCTCATCGCTCTGAGGAACACCCATCCCATTCTGGTACATCACGCCCAGGTTGTTCTGCGCGTCCGCATATCCCTGTTCTGCGGAAAGCAGGAACCAACTCGCCGCCTCCTCATTGCTCTGCGGCACGCCTGTTCCGTTCCGGTACATCACGCCCAGATTATACTGTGTGTATGCGTCTCCTTCATCGGCGGAAGGCCCCTGCCATGTTGCTGGCCCCTCCTCGTCCAGATGGACGTCCATTCCGTTCTGGTACATCATGTCAGGATCAGGGTATGCGTCTCCCTCGCCGGCGGGAGGTTCGTACCACTTTGCAGCTTCATCCTCGTTTAAGGGTATGTCAATTCCGTTCCGGTACATCATGTCAGGATCAGGGTATGCGTCTCCCTCGCCGGCGGGAGACCCCCGCTGTATTGCAGCTTCACCTTCGCTCTGAGGAACATCATCGCGCTGGTGCGGCATGTCGTCCTGTTCATACTGTATGTCCTCATCCTCTTGGTCATTGGAAAGATCGTAGCGTTTCAGAGTATCCGCATCGTCATGAGGAGCGTTCCCTTCATTCTGGCGCATCTCATCCAGGTCGGACCCTGCCTCGATGTATCCCTTTTCAGCAGAAAGTCTGAACCACTTCGCAGCTTCCTCCTCGCTCTGGGGAACCCCTTTCCCATACCTGTACATCCAGCCCAGATTATTCTGCGCGTACGCATTCCCCTGTTCCGCGGCAAGCCTGCACCACCTGACAGCTTCCTCATCGCTCTGAGGGACGCCCTTTCCGTTCCGGTACATCCAGCCCAGATTGTTCTGCGCGTATGCATCTCCCTGTTCGGCGGAAAGCCTGTACCACTTCGCCGCTTCTTCGTCGTTCTGGGGGACGCCCTTTCCGTTCCGGTACATCCAGCCCAGATCCCTTTGCGCACATGCGTCTCCCTGGCTGGCGGAGAGACCGAACCACTTCGCCGCCTCCGCATCGCTTTGCGGCACACATCTTCCATAATAATACATCAGACCCAGGCTTCTTTGCGCGTCGGCGTTTCCCCCGTTGGCGGCAAGCCTGTACAGCATCGCCGCCTCTTCGCCGCTCTGAGGGACGCCTTTCCCGCTGTCATACATCGAACCCAGTTTATACTGCGCTTCTGAGTGTCCCTGTGCCGCAGAGAGCCCGAACCACTTCGCCGCTCTCGAATGATCAATTGGGA is a window of Candidatus Methanoplasma cognatum DNA encoding:
- a CDS encoding cyclic 2,3-diphosphoglycerate synthase, with the protein product MDREHRAKRSLSYTIKGKETRKMKEEKQRKIIIIGAAGRDFHNFNTFYRDNPLYKVVAFTAAQIPDIADRKYPAALAGSLYPDGIPIHAQDELEALIKKLDVDECVFSYSDVPYPFVMRMGAKINAAGADFSMMGHKNTALKSTKPVIAVGAIRTGCGKSQTSRRIAEILMKKGLKVIAIRHPMPYGDLVAQKVQRFATIEDLTKHKCTIEEMEEYEPHIVRGNVIYAGVDYEAILRAAENDPDGCDVILWDGGNNDFSFYQPDLMVTIVDPHRPGHELSYYPGEVTLRMADVVVINKIDSSDFENIQTVRKNIESVNPKAIVVDAASTLNVTDPKLIKGKRVLVIEDGPTLTHGEMKIGAGVVAAHKFGAAEIIDPRQYAVGKLAETYRIYPGIGKLLPAMGYGEQQMKDLSATIDKTDCDSVVIATPIDLQRVIKISKPCTRVGYDLQEIGKPDLESILDDFVKKIKK
- a CDS encoding SEL1-like repeat protein; protein product: MYRHGKSVPQSNEEAVRWYRLSAEQGNDDAIKALAEILEE